A section of the Pseudomonadota bacterium genome encodes:
- a CDS encoding IS1595 family transposase has translation MDDKITISTFQLFKMFPDQGTARKYLEERLWPKGVKCPTCGSAERITVRKDGFYRCNACKEDFTVRTGTIFERSHVPLHKWVYAMYLLVTSRKGISSLQLSKEIGITQKSAWFVLHRLREACGNDLTVLRGVVEVDETYIGAKEKGKHSGKKLRAGRGTVGKIPVVGMRDRSGRTKAKPIAIADTRNLHAAILENVEVGSMLHTDEHAGYQGLGGMFYDHKTINHSAGEFARDGVSTNSIESVWAVLKRGLHGVYHHASDKHLARYVDEFTFRLNDGNVQRHTLNRLDSFVDATVGRRVTYKSLIA, from the coding sequence AATTACCATTAGCACCTTTCAGCTTTTCAAGATGTTCCCCGATCAAGGAACGGCACGCAAGTATCTTGAGGAGCGTCTTTGGCCAAAGGGCGTGAAGTGCCCGACCTGCGGAAGCGCAGAGCGCATCACTGTCCGCAAAGACGGCTTCTATCGCTGTAACGCATGCAAGGAAGATTTTACCGTTCGCACCGGCACAATCTTTGAGCGGTCACATGTTCCGCTGCACAAATGGGTTTACGCGATGTATCTGCTGGTCACGTCGCGTAAAGGTATTTCGTCGCTTCAGCTTTCCAAGGAGATTGGCATCACGCAGAAGTCGGCTTGGTTCGTTCTGCACCGGCTCCGCGAGGCTTGTGGTAATGACCTGACGGTGCTGCGCGGAGTGGTTGAGGTTGATGAGACCTACATTGGTGCGAAAGAGAAGGGTAAGCATTCTGGGAAAAAGCTTCGCGCCGGTCGCGGCACCGTCGGCAAGATCCCGGTAGTCGGAATGCGTGATCGCAGCGGTCGCACGAAGGCAAAGCCTATCGCAATTGCCGACACCCGCAATTTGCACGCTGCCATCCTTGAGAATGTTGAAGTCGGATCAATGCTCCATACTGACGAACACGCGGGTTATCAAGGACTCGGCGGCATGTTCTACGACCACAAGACAATCAATCACAGCGCTGGCGAATTTGCCCGCGATGGCGTGAGCACCAATAGCATTGAAAGCGTGTGGGCCGTACTGAAGCGCGGACTGCACGGTGTATATCACCACGCCAGCGATAAACACCTCGCTCGGTACGTGGATGAGTTCACATTTCGGCTAAACGACGGAAACGTGCAACGGCACACGCTGAATAGGCTTGACAGTTTTGTGGATGCAACCGTGGGACGGCGCGTCACCTACAAGAGTCTGATCGCGTGA